The window CTTTAGTTTTTTGACAAGAAGTAAGAATGATTGAAAATGAGAGTAAGACTATAAGAAGTATTTTCTTCATTTAAGGCTCCTAACAATTATTTAGTTTTGTTTCTAGCATGTGGGAATAAGATAACGTCTCTAATGTTTGGAGTATTTGTTAATAACATAACAAATCTATCGATACCAATACCGATACCACCAGTAGGAGGCATACCATATTCTAATGATTCAACAAAATCAACATCCATTTCTGAAGCTTCTTCATCACCTTTAGATTTTTGTTCTAATTGTGCTTCGAATCTTTGACGTTGATCAATTGGGTCATTTAATTCTGAGAATGCATTTGCATATTCAGAACCCTTAATAAATAATTCGAAACGGTCAGTGAATCTTGGGTCTTGTGCATTTTTCTTAGCAAGAGGTGAGATTTCAACTGGATGACCATAAACGATTGTAGGTTGGATTAATGTGTCCTCAACGAATTCAGCAAAGAAGGCTTCAATGATATGACCTAATGTGAAGTGTTTTTCTAGTGGAACATTATGTTTCTTAGCTAATGCAACTGCTTCATTTAAATCATTGATTTCAAAGAAGTTAACACCTGTTTGTTCTTTAATTAAATCAACCATGTGGGCACGTTTGAAGTCTTTTAAGTGAATAGTTACATCATCAAATACAACATCATAAGTTCCTAAAACTTCCATTGCAACACTTGACATACATTCTTCAACTAAATCCATCATGTCAGTTACATCACCATAAGCCATGTAAGCTTCAACAGTAGTGAACTCAGGGTTATGTTTAGCATCAATACCTTCATTTCTGAATAATCTACCAATTTCATATACTCTTTCTAAACCACCAACGATTAAACGTTTTAAAGGTAATTCAGTAGCAATACGTAAGTAGAAGTCCATATCTAATGCATTGTGGTGTGTAACGAATGGTCTAGCAGCAGCACCACCTAAGATTGGGTGTAAAACAGGAGTTTCAACTTCCATGAAGTCTTTACTATCAAAGTAGTGTTGGATTGCTCTAATAATCTTAGAACGTAATTTAGCAACTCTACGTGCATCTTCATTAACAATTAAGTCAACATAACGACGACGTCTAGCCTCTTCTTTATCTTGTAAACCATGGAATTTATCAGGAAGTGGAGTTAATGCTTTAGTTAAGTGAATGAATTCATCGGCTTTAACAGTTAACTCGTTAGTTTTGGTTCTGAATAGAATACCTTTGATACCAACGATATCACCTAAGTCAGATTTTTTGAAAATATTATAAGCAAATTCACCAACATGGTCTAATCTAACATAAACTTGGATTTTAGAATCTCTATCTTGGATTTGGATAAATCCAGCTTTACCTTGTTCACGTTTTAAAATGATACGACCAGCAACAGTAACTTCTTGTTTCTTTTCTTCTAATTGATCGTGGTCAAATCCACCAAATTCGTTATGGATTTGAATTGCTGTGTGGCTTCTTACAAATCTTGAACCAAATGGATCCACACCTAAACTTCTAAGTTCTTCCATTTTTTCGCGTCTAATTCTTTGTTGTTCGTTTAAATCTTCAGGAAACATATTGTACCTCCTTAAATACATCCTTATTTTAATATATATTCCATGAAAAAACGATCAAACCGATCGTTTTTCTTCTGATATTAATTCATACATGTCAGCATCTTTACTTGGTGTAAGTGAGGTGATTTTGATTGAAATCACCTTTAAACCGAGGTGTAATTCAACAATATCACCGATTTTCACTGTTTTACCAGGTTTAGCTAATGAGCCATTAATATAAATTCTATCAGCGTCAGCAACATTTTTTGCAACTGTACGACGTTTAATAATCCTTGATACTTTTAAATATTTATCAATTCGCAACTTCAGTAGACTCCGGATTTTGATTATCCCACCATGCTAATTTACCAGTAGCAACGATTTCATCAATATCGTTACGAGTTAATGTTTCAACTCTAATTAAGTACTTAGCGATGTTGTCTAATAAATCTTTATTTTCAAGGATAACGCGTTTAGCTTCTTCGTAACAATCTGTAATAATTCTTCTAACTTCTTTATCGATTTCAAGTGCAACTGCATCAGAGAAGTTTTTATCTTTTAAGTAATCTCTACCTAAGAATACACTACCTTGTTGTGATTCGTATTGGATTGGTCCTAATGCAGACATACCATATTCAGTAACCATTGCACGTGCAATACGAGTTGCTTGTTGGAAGTCACCATAAGCACCAGTTGATACATCATCAAACATAATTTCTTCTGCAACACGTCCACCTAAAGCAGAAGTGATAGCTGCAAGTAATTCAGTCTTAGATTGAGTGAATTTTTCTTCAGCAGGCATATGCAATGCATATCCGCCAGCTTGTCCACGAGGGATAATTGTTACTTTTTGAACGATTGTTGCATGTCTAACTTTAACGCCGATGACAGCATGTCCAGCTTCATGATAAGCAATCATTTCTTTTTCTTTTGGAGTATATTTTCTTGATTTCTTAGCAGGGCCCATAGTTACACGGTCAGCTGCTTCATCAATATCTTGCATTGTAATAACTGTTCTATTTTCTCTTGCCGCTAGTAATGCAGCTTCGTTAAGCAAGTTCTCGATATCAGCACCAGTGAATCCTGGAATTCTAATCGCAACATCACTTAATTTGATTGATGGATCTAATTTCTTAGTTCGTGCATGAACCTTAAGAATCGCTTCTCTAGATTTTTGGTCAGGAACTTGCATTGTGATTTGTCTATCAAATCTACCTGGACGAAGTAACGCAGGGTCTAACACGTCTGGTCTATTTGTAGCAGCCATAATGATAATACCTAAGTTTGCACTGAATCCATCCATTTCAACTAATAATTGGTTAAGTGTTTGTTCACGTTCATCGTTTCCACCGCCTAAACCAGCACCACGTTGACGACCTACAGCATCGATTTCGTCGATGAAGATGATACATGGAGCATTTTCTTTAGCAGCTCTGAATAGGTCTCTTACACGTGAAGCACCAACCCCAACGTATAATTCTACGAAGTCAGAACCTGAAATTGAGAAGAATGGAACATCTGCTTCACCAGCAACTGCTTTAGCAAGTAAAGTTTTACCAGTACCAGGTGAACCAACAAGAAGAACCCCTTTAGGAATTCTAGCACCCATTTCAGCATATTTTCTAGGATTTTTTAAGAAGTCGATTAATTCAACCATCTCAGCTTTTTCTTCATCAGCACCAGCGACATCATCAAATTTAACTGTTTTACTTCTTGATAATTTAGCTCTATTCTTAGTGAAGTCTTGAGCTCTATTGTTTTGTGAAGTCATACTTCTGAATAATATAAACACCATAACCACTGGAATTGCAATCATTAAGATTGTTGAGATAATTGACCAAATATCGATTGATACATGTTCATTTACTTGTAATTCAATTGGTGTTGTAGGGTTTGCAATATTATAGTTGTGTACTGCTTCGTAAATTAATTCTAAGCGGTCACCATGAATATTAAATGTGAATCCTTTATAACCCTCTGGTGTATTTGAAACAGTAAATTGACCACTTACTTTGTAAATATTTTGATTGTCTCCACCAAGGAATTCAATTTCAATATATGAAATCTTATCTTCTTCGATAGCTACAAGTAATTCACTTTCTGTTAATGGATAAGGTCCTTTTTGCATATTGCTTAAAAGGAAGAAGAAACCAACAGCAGCAAGTAAGATTATGAAAATAACTAATAAATCTGAACGAAAAGGTGATCTTTTTGGATTTTTTTGTACATTCATATTTTGTTTCTATCCTTTCTATTTTTGATATACGCTAGGTTTTAACACTCCAACGTAGGGTAAATTTCTATATAATTCTTCGTAGTCTAAACCAAATCCAACGACGAATTTTTTAGGTATTGTTTTTCCAATATAATCTGGAACAAACTCAACTTTTCTACCTGCCGGTTTATCAAGTAGTGTTGCTACCTTAACTGATTTAGCGCCTCTATGAAGAAGTAGTTTTGTGATTGTTGATAATGTTGCACCAGTGTCAACGATATCTTCAACAATAACAACATCTCTACCGTTTACAGATGTTTCTAAATCATATTTAATTTTTACGTCTCCAGATGATGAAATACCACCATGATAAGATGATACTGCCATAAATTCCATTTGAGCCGGGATATCAATATATTTGACTAGTGAAGCCATAAATGGAATACATCCTTTTAATAATCCAACTAAAATTGGTGTTTTACCAGCGTAATCTTTAGAAATATGAGCACCCATTGATTTGCTAATTTCTAAGATTTCTTGTTCTGATACTAAGATTTCTTCTATATCTTGATGCATGATTTTTACTCCTTTATAGATAGATAAATTTGGTTTGAATCTCCCAATGTTTTGTTTATGTATAATCCAGGAATCCATAATATGGTTTCACTTTGATCAACCACAATAATCAGATTGTCACGTAAGTACTTTGGAACTTTCTTATCAATAAGGAAGTTCTTTAATTTCTTATGACCAAACGGAAATGCTAGTACATCCCCAGGTAATCTAGTTCGAATCTTAATTGGAAAATCTAATTTATTATAACATAATTCTATTGAATTATTAGGTGCTTCGGTTTTTTTGTGGGAAATATACAAATTAACGTTTAAAGTGTTATTTTGAAGTTCCGATAATTCCTTTAAGATTACCTCGTTATATTGTTTAATTAGGATATGTGTCTTATTTACTTTTATCTCAATATTCGGCTTTTTAGAAGATAATTGATTAATGATTTTATAGATTTTTTCAAATGAACGAAGCGCATTTGCTTGTTCTAAAAGATAACTAATGATATCAGTTTTGACAGCCTCATGTAGATTGTTAAATTGATCTAGATTGAATGATTTTGAACCATTTAAAAATTTTTTGGTTTCTGAGCGAATGAAATCACTTGCTAAATAGGTTTGTTTGCTAAAGTTTGCAAAATGAGATGCAAGGTCATTTTCTTCTTTCAAAATAGGCAAGACATTATTTCTAAGTCTGTTTCTAAAGTAATCATCAGATTTATTGGAAATATCCTCGTTAAATAAAATATTATTCTCATAGGCAAAAGTATAAATCTCATCTTTTGTATATGAAATTAAAGGCTTATGATAGATATATCCGTTGTAGTTGGTCTTTTCTCTAATACCAGAATAGCCTAATAGGTTAGAACCACGAATGATTTTCATTAAAACAGTTTCAATTAAATCATCTGAATGATGTGCAGTAATGATATCTTTTGTTTGGTATAAATCAGCTATTTCAGTTAAGTGTTTATATCTAAGTTCTCTTGCTTTTTCTTGAAAATTGCCATTTTTGATTGATAGTTTGATATAATGATAGGGAATTTTATATTTAGATGTCACACTTTCAACTAGTTCATGATCTAAAAATGATTCTGCTCGTTTTTGGTGATTGAAGTGAACTACAACAATATCGTAATGCGCTAAAATAAGTGCATGTAAAAGCACCATTGAGTCTACTCCGCCGCTTACTGCAACGATATATTTATTTTTCTTATTTAAATTAAAATGTAAGTTCATATGTCACCCAAAATATAAATATATTTATATTATATCACGTAAAGGATGCCAAAAAATGTTAATATTAGCCTCAACTTCACCAAGAAGAATTGAATTAGTACAATCAGCTGGTTTAGACTTCATCACAGCATCTCCAAAGTTTAATGAAAAAGAGATTAGTACAAAAGATATTGCAGTAGAAGAATATGTTCAACTGCTTTCTAAAAATAAAGCACTATCGTTAGTAAATGATTATAAAAATGATGTTATTCTAGCTGCTGACACAATCGTTGTATACAATAATGAAATTTTAAATAAACCAATAGATGAAGAAGATGCTTTCCGTATGTTAAAAAAATTAAACGGAAAGAAACACTCTGTGTTAACAGGAGTATGCATTATAAAAGGTGATTTGATTGAATCATTTTATGAACGTTCTGAAGTAACCTTTAATAAGATGACTGATGAAGAAATTTATGCATACATTGAAACAAAAGAACCAATGGATAAGGCAGGAGCTTACGCTATTCAAGGCATAGGGTCTAAATTTGTTAAAAGTTATGATGGAGATTTTCATACCATCATGGGATTGCCTTTAAAAGAAGTACTAAAAAAATTAAAAGACTTATTATGAAAAACGCCTATCAAACGATAGGCATTTTTTATTTCTTTTTATTAAGGATTTCTTTTAGTTCGTCTTCATTAAAAATATATTTTTTATTACAGTACTGACAAACAATTTCAGCTTGTTTATCTTCTTCGATAATTTGTTGTAAAGTGGCCTTATCAAGCCTTCCAAGAGCGCTTCTAAATTTAGGTTTTCTGCATCCACAGTGATATTTAATTTCTCTAGTTTCTAGAATTCTAGCAGTTGAATTTGATAAGGTATCTATTAATGCTTCTGGCGATGGATTATGCATTAAAAAATCTGTTACTGAAGGAACTTTTTTTAATGATTCTTCCAATTTATCTAAAGTTTCATTTTTACAATTAGGTAATACTTGAATAATGAAACCACCCGCAACTAAAATCTTCTGAGTTTTATCTACTAAAACACCAAGACCTACAGCAGAAGGTGTTTGTTCACTTGTTGCATAGTAGTATGTAAAATCATCAGCGATTTCTCCTGTTTGAAGTGGAGCTGATGAAGTGAAGAAGTTACCGTTCCAGTCTTTTGTTACATGTAAATAACCTAAACCTACTGCAGCACCAACATTAAGCTTGCCTTTTTTTGGACCATCTTCATATACCATGTAAACATATGGATTTTTAATTGTAGATTTAACCACGCCATCATGCGCATCAACAGTCATTTGACCAATTGGTCCATCACCTTCAATTTTTAACGCTAAGCGTTCTCCATCTTTATACATTAAAGACATCATTGCAGAAGCAGTTAAAAATCTCCCCATTGCAGCTGATGCTGTTGGATGTGTATTGTGGAATTTACGTGATTTTTCCACAAGTTTAGTACTGTTTGATGCATAAATACGCACTTGATCATCGTATGCAAGCGCAATTACTGTATAGTCTTTCATAAAACACCTCTTAAATCATTATATATGATAAAATATCAAAGGTGAATAAAATGAGTTTTAAATTAGGAAAATATGAAATAAAAAACAAATTAATCTTAGCGCCAATGGCAGGTGTTTCAAACTCACCATTTAGATTACTCGCTAGAGAGTATGGTGCAGGCGTTGTTTTTGCTGAGATGGTATCTGATAAGGCTGTCTTTTTTCAAAATGAAAAGACATTAGATTTGCTTTTCATGACACCAGAAGAAAAACCTGCAGCTCAACAAATCTTTGGTAGCGATGTAAAAACAATGGTTGAAGCAGCTAAATTTATTGATGAACATTCAAACTGTGATTTTATTGATATAAACATGGGATGTCCAGTTCCAAAAGTAGCCATTTCTGCACAAGCAGGATCAGCAATTATGAAGGACCCTAACAAAGCATATGAAATTGTTAAAGCAGTCAAAGAAGCAATTTCTAAACCAGTTACTGTAAAAATTAGAACAGGTTGGGATGAAAATTCAATAAATGCTGTAGAAGTTGCTAAAATGGTTGAAAAAGCTGGAGCATCAGCAATTACTGTTCATGGTAGAACACGTGCCCAAGGATATTCAGGTGAACCAAACTTAGATATCATTAAAGCGGTTAAAGAAGCAGTTTCTATTCCTGTTTTTGGTAATGGAAATATCGTTGATGGACCATCTGCTAAGTACATGTTAGAGTACACAGGTTGTGATGCGGTGATGATTGGACGTGGTGCATTAGGTAACCCATGGATTTTTAGAGAAATCAATGCTTACTTAAATAATGAACCAATTCCACCAAGAAGATATCATGAAGTAAAAGAATTAATGATTAGACACTTTGATGACTTATCAGCAATGAAAGGTGAACATGTAGCATCGTTAGAAATGCGTTCACATGGACCATGGTATTTAAAAGGATTACCAAGTGTTACTGAAGTTAGAGCTAAACTTGCAAAATGTACATCTCGAGCCGAGTTTGTAGAACATGTTAATCAGTACTTCAGTCAATTTAAAGAAGACGAAATAATTAAAGGCGAAAATTAATTTACTAGATTGCTTGCATATTAAAAAGTTCTTTGATATACTTTCTAGGAATGTAAGTCCTAAAGAAGACACACCCTGCCTCATTATGGATTTTAACAGTCTCATAATAGGACACTTCAAGTGTCTTTTTTTTTTGGAAAATTATATTCAAGGAGGAGAAAGAATGCAAAAAGAAAACGTGATTGGGTATTTACCTGATGAGAGACCTAGTTTTGGTAAAGCTTTAGTATTTGCTTTACAACAATTCTTGGTTATGTTACCTGCAACGGTGCTTGCAGCGATTATTATGAATGGTTTTGGATTAGAATTATATTCTATTTCAGCAGCTATTCTTGCTAGTGGAGTGGCAACAATTGGTTTCCTATTAATTACCAAATTTCAAATTCCACTCTATTATGGTTCATCATTTTCATATATTGGTGCTGTTTCAATTGTTGTAAGTTATGCGGTTGATCAAAACAGTTCCAGTGCTTCAGTATTGGGGTCTGTACTTATCGCTTCCGTAATCTCAGGATTAATGTCGATTGGTGCAGGCCTTTTAATTAGGTTTTTTGGCAAAGATAAAATAGATTTAGTCCTTCCAGGTCATATTACAGGAATGATTGCGATGATTATTGGTTTAAGTTTATCAGGAAATGTGATGTCCAACATCTTAAATGTTAGTTCAAATGGAGTCGATTGGATTAGCGTTTTTGTATCACTAGTAACATTCCTAACAATTGCCATATTGACAGTAAAACTTAAAAAAGGATTTATCTCTCAAATCCCAATCCTTTTAGGATTAGCAGTCGGTATCGTGGTAAGTTATTTACTGTGGGTTCCTAATCAAGGAAACGGATTCTCATTTAGTAACTACCAATCCTATTTTCAAGGGATTATTTCTCATCAACAAGTAAGAATTGTTGATGTCATGCCATGGGTAACGATTAAAGCTGCTTTTGAATCACCTAACTTAATTGGAATTGCAATCATTGCAATCTTCCCGATTGCCTTTGCAACGATACCTGAATCAGCAGCACACGTAAATCAAATTGATTTATATGTAGATTCCTTAGCAAATCAAAAAGGTAAAGAAGGATACGGTATTAAAAATAAATTAGATATGAACTTAATTGGTGATGGTGTTGGCGATATTATTGCAGTTATGTTAGGCGGACCTGCAGGAACAAACTACGGGGAAAATGTTAGTGCCTCAGCAGTAACAAAAAACTTCTCATCATATGTATTTATGATTACTGGAGTGATTGCGATTATTGCAGGAATTTTATTAGAGGTTTTAAATATTGGTAATTTAAGTTTAATATTAACAAATCCAGTTGTTCAAGGTATCTCATTATACCTATTCGGTGCAATTGCAGTTCAAGGTATAGCTTTAATGATTGATAAGAAAGTAGATGTTTTTGATCCAAAGGTAATCGCCGTGATGGGTTTCATCGGTATTGTTGGATTGGGTGTATCAGAAATTCCTGTAAGTCACAACTTTGTGCTTCCTGGAATTGGAGTAGCTGCTATCGGAGGTATCATTTTAAATATCTTCTTAAACTTAATAACAAATAAAAAAGGTGTTGCTTCAGCATAGCAACACCTTTTTTATATACTGTTATAATTGGAATCCTTTAGAATATAAAATAAAGTAAACAACAAACGCAACTGAGAAGATATAGATTAATGGATGAACTTCTTTACCACGTTTTTGAGCAAGCATTGCTACAGCGTAAGAAATAAATCCAAATGCAATCCCGTCAGCAACTGAATAAGATAGAACCATACCAATAATTGTTAAGAAACTTGCTAAGGCAACAGCTTTATCTGACCAATCAATTTCAGCAATTTGGCCAGCCATTAAGACACCGACTAAAACTAAAGCCATTGAAGTAATCGGGAAGATATTAAAGATTGGCATTAATGGATAAAGTAAAATTGATAATAAGAATAAAATAGCTACAACAATATTAGAAAAACCTGTTCTAGCACCTGATTCAACACCTGTCGAAGACTCAACAAATGAAGTAATTTCTGGAGTTCCTAAAGATGAAGAAATTAAAGTACCAATAGCATCAGCAAATAATGCTTTTTCTAAGTTAGGGATAGAACCATCCTCATTTTGAATACCAGCAACTTTTGTTACACCAACTAATGTACCAGCAGTATCGAAGATATCAACGAATACTAAGGCAAATAAAATAACTGGTAAAGTTGTTAATTTAGCAGAAGAAGATAAACCACCTTGTGTATCTTGAAATAAAGTTCCAAATCCCTTCACAAAGCCAAAGAAAGATTCTTTAAAACCGGCTAAACCAGCATATCCGTTAGGATCAATATTCACTTCTTGAAGACCTTTAACACCAGCTAAACTTAAGATAACATAAAGTAATGCTGTTGCAGCAATTGAAATAATAAATGAGAATCTTGAAAGTTTATTTTTTAGGTTATGTAAAACAATAATTAAGATAATACCGAATAAAGCAACTAAAACTGAAGGATCAGTTAAATTACCCACTTTTACTAATGTTGCAGGATCAGCAACAATAATTTTTGCATTATTTAAACCAACAAATGCAATGAAGAAACCAATACCAGCGCCAATTGCAGCTCGTAATCCAGCAGGGATTGCTTCAATTAATTTTTGGCGTAATGGTGTGAATGTAATAGCAACGAAGATTACACCACCGATAAATGAAATAGCTAATGCCTCTTGCCATGTATAACCAATTGTCATTACAATTGTGAAAGTGAAGAAGGCATTAACTCCCATTCCAGGTGCTAAGGCAACTGGATAGTTTGCAACAAAAGCCATAACTAAAGTTGCGATTGCAGCACCAATAGCAGTTGCTAAGAATGCTCCTCCTAATGGAATACCAGATGCACTGATCATGCTTGGGTTTACAGCTAAGATATAAGACATTGCTAAGAATGTCACAAGTCCACCGATAATTTCAGACTTGAAATTCGTTTTGCGTTCTTCAAATTTAAAGAACTTTTTAATTGAGTTCATAGTACTCTCCTTTTTCTTTATTGGTTTGAAAAGAATGTCAGAAAAATAAAAAAACCTTTTTGACTTGCTGAAGGTACAAAAGGTTTCTATCTACATGACAACTTAAAAAGAAAAAGTTGTTCATCGTAGTCACTTCTTTTACGGTGAAGTGGTAGAAACTCTGGCTACCATATTTAGCCAATTATACGACAAAACTTATCAAACACGGTTAGAGTATATCATGCAAAAACGGTCCTTGCAAGGAAAGTAATATAGAAAAAAAGAAGGCGATGTATGAAAACGCCTTCTTCATTATTCGTTGATATATTTTTTATATTGTGCTGCTTGGACCGGAGTTAAAACAACGCGTACTTTAATGCCGTCTTCAACATATTCACTATCTAGAACTCTAGTATGTTCTTTAAGTTGTTGGAAGATGTTTCCTTTATTAAACGGAATCACAAATGTATAAATTCTACTTTCTGGATAAAGATTGGAATCTATTGCTTGAAATAGTTCATCCATACCCTCACCAGTTTTATTGGATATATAGATATATTCTTCATTTAATACCGGTGCACTTATTCTTAAGTCACGTTTAGTAACAACAAGTAATCGTGGAATTTGGTCAACGCCTAAACTCTTTAATATTTGTTTAGTTAATTGAATTTGTAGTTCAGAAGGATTCTTACCATCAATAATATGAAGAATTAAATCTGCCGAAGTAATATCTGATAATGTTGATTCAAATGAAGATACGAGTTCATGAGGTAATTTGTTAATGAAACCAACAGTATCAATTAAGATGAATGCTGGATGATTATCTTTTTTAATACGTTTTGCTTTTGTATCTAAGGTTGCAAATAACATATCTTTTTCAAATACTTTTGTTTTATTTTCACCAAACTGTTCTGTGAAATAATTCATTAGTGAAGACTTACCTGCATTGGTATATCCGACTAATGCGACAACTGGCACTTGATTTTGAATTCGTTTTTGAACGTTAATTTGACGTTCTTTTTTTATTTGTGATATTTCATATTTTAATTGTGAAATTTCAGCACTTAAACGACGTCTATCAAGTTCTAATTTGGTTTCACCAGGCCCTTTAGCGTTAAAAGAACCACCACCTTGACGTGACAATGAATTACTCATTCCAACGAGTCTTGGTAGCATATATAGTTTTTGTGCGAGTGCAACTTCCATCATTGCCT of the Acholeplasma hippikon genome contains:
- a CDS encoding NCS2 family permease; translation: MNSIKKFFKFEERKTNFKSEIIGGLVTFLAMSYILAVNPSMISASGIPLGGAFLATAIGAAIATLVMAFVANYPVALAPGMGVNAFFTFTIVMTIGYTWQEALAISFIGGVIFVAITFTPLRQKLIEAIPAGLRAAIGAGIGFFIAFVGLNNAKIIVADPATLVKVGNLTDPSVLVALFGIILIIVLHNLKNKLSRFSFIISIAATALLYVILSLAGVKGLQEVNIDPNGYAGLAGFKESFFGFVKGFGTLFQDTQGGLSSSAKLTTLPVILFALVFVDIFDTAGTLVGVTKVAGIQNEDGSIPNLEKALFADAIGTLISSSLGTPEITSFVESSTGVESGARTGFSNIVVAILFLLSILLYPLMPIFNIFPITSMALVLVGVLMAGQIAEIDWSDKAVALASFLTIIGMVLSYSVADGIAFGFISYAVAMLAQKRGKEVHPLIYIFSVAFVVYFILYSKGFQL
- the hflX gene encoding GTPase HflX translates to MQTLDRALLVALNYRTSLQITKESVDELEELALACNIKTIDKVIQSSDSIDPRYYIGSGKVEEIKKMIDVLNIDLVIFDDTLAAGQLRNLEKYLDVQVIDRSFLILQIFAERAKTKQAMMEVALAQKLYMLPRLVGMSNSLSRQGGGSFNAKGPGETKLELDRRRLSAEISQLKYEISQIKKERQINVQKRIQNQVPVVALVGYTNAGKSSLMNYFTEQFGENKTKVFEKDMLFATLDTKAKRIKKDNHPAFILIDTVGFINKLPHELVSSFESTLSDITSADLILHIIDGKNPSELQIQLTKQILKSLGVDQIPRLLVVTKRDLRISAPVLNEEYIYISNKTGEGMDELFQAIDSNLYPESRIYTFVIPFNKGNIFQQLKEHTRVLDSEYVEDGIKVRVVLTPVQAAQYKKYINE